A region of Streptomyces sp. TG1A-60 DNA encodes the following proteins:
- the ybeY gene encoding rRNA maturation RNase YbeY, translating to MSIDVNNESGTEVDERAILDIARYALTRMRIHPLSELSVVVVDADAMEQLHIQWMDLPGPTDVMSFPMDELRPPSKDDGEPPPGLLGDIVLCPEVAEKQGGEADTRHSMDEELQLLTVHGVLHLLGYDHEQPDEKAEMFGLQAAIVDGWRAEKGLTGPSPAPTVS from the coding sequence ATGTCGATCGACGTCAACAACGAGTCCGGAACCGAGGTCGACGAGCGGGCGATCCTCGACATCGCCCGCTACGCGCTGACGCGGATGCGCATCCACCCGCTCTCCGAGCTCTCGGTGGTCGTCGTGGACGCCGACGCCATGGAGCAGCTCCACATCCAGTGGATGGACCTGCCGGGCCCGACCGATGTCATGTCCTTCCCGATGGACGAGCTGCGTCCGCCGTCGAAGGACGACGGCGAGCCGCCGCCGGGGCTGCTCGGTGACATCGTGCTCTGCCCCGAGGTCGCCGAGAAGCAGGGCGGGGAAGCGGACACGCGGCACTCCATGGACGAGGAGCTCCAACTCCTCACCGTCCACGGCGTGCTGCATCTGCTCGGCTACGACCACGAGCAGCCGGACGAGAAGGCCGAGATGTTCGGCCTCCAGGCGGCCATCGTGGACGGCTGGCGCGCGGAGAAGGGCCTCACCGGCCCCTCCCCGGCACCGACCGTGTCATGA
- a CDS encoding hemolysin family protein: protein MSATLVSGAVALVVVAWLAACAEAGLARVSSFRAEEAARSGRRGSAKLAQIAADPTRYLNVALLVRVACEMAAAALVTYACLRELDQTWEALAVAIGVMVLVSYVAVGVSPRTIGRQHPLNTATAAAYVLLPLARVMGPIPSLLILIGNALTPGKGFRRGPFASEAELRALVDLAEKESLIEAEERRMVHSVFELGDTLVREVMVPRTDLVAIERYKTIRQALTLALRSGFSRIPVTGESEDDIVGIVYLKDLARKTHISRDAESELVSTAMRPAVFVPDTKNAGDLLREMQQERNHVAVVIDEYGGTAGIVTIEDILEEIVGEITDEYDRELPPVEDLGENRYRVTARLDITDLGELYGLDAYDDEDVETVGGLLAKALGRVPIAGASSVVALPDERGLRLTAEAAAGRRNKIVTVLVEPVGPAGPPEEETKPE, encoded by the coding sequence ATGAGCGCGACCCTCGTCAGCGGTGCCGTCGCCCTGGTCGTCGTCGCCTGGCTCGCCGCCTGCGCGGAGGCGGGACTCGCGCGCGTCTCCAGCTTCCGCGCCGAGGAGGCCGCGCGGTCCGGGCGGCGTGGCAGCGCGAAGCTCGCGCAGATCGCGGCCGACCCGACCCGTTATCTGAACGTCGCGCTGCTGGTGCGCGTGGCCTGCGAGATGGCCGCCGCCGCGCTGGTCACGTACGCCTGTCTGCGGGAGTTGGACCAGACGTGGGAGGCCCTGGCCGTCGCCATCGGCGTCATGGTCCTCGTCAGTTACGTGGCCGTCGGCGTCTCCCCGCGGACCATCGGCCGCCAGCACCCCCTGAACACGGCCACGGCGGCGGCGTACGTGCTGCTGCCGCTGGCCCGCGTCATGGGCCCGATCCCGTCCCTCCTCATTCTCATCGGCAACGCGCTGACGCCCGGCAAGGGCTTCCGCCGGGGCCCCTTCGCCTCCGAGGCGGAGCTGCGCGCGCTGGTCGACCTCGCCGAGAAGGAGTCCCTGATCGAGGCCGAGGAGCGCCGCATGGTGCACTCGGTCTTCGAGCTGGGCGACACCCTCGTCCGCGAGGTGATGGTCCCGCGCACCGACCTGGTCGCCATCGAGCGTTACAAGACGATCCGCCAGGCCCTGACCCTGGCCCTGAGGTCCGGTTTCTCGCGTATACCGGTCACCGGCGAGAGCGAGGACGACATCGTCGGGATCGTGTACCTGAAGGATCTGGCCCGCAAGACGCACATCAGCCGGGACGCCGAGAGCGAACTGGTGTCCACGGCCATGCGCCCCGCCGTCTTCGTCCCGGACACCAAGAACGCCGGTGACCTCCTGCGCGAGATGCAGCAGGAGCGCAACCACGTCGCCGTCGTCATCGACGAGTACGGCGGTACCGCCGGCATCGTCACCATCGAGGACATCCTGGAGGAGATCGTCGGCGAGATCACCGACGAGTACGACCGGGAACTCCCGCCCGTCGAGGACCTCGGTGAGAACCGCTACCGGGTCACCGCCCGCCTGGACATCACCGATCTCGGCGAGCTGTACGGTCTGGACGCCTACGACGACGAGGACGTGGAGACCGTGGGCGGCCTCCTCGCCAAGGCTCTGGGGCGTGTCCCCATCGCCGGCGCCTCCTCGGTCGTCGCCCTGCCGGACGAGCGTGGACTGCGCCTCACGGCGGAGGCCGCCGCCGGCCGCCGGAACAAGATCGTCACGGTGCTGGTGGAGCCGGTCGGCCCGGCCGGGCCACCGGAGGAGGAGACGAAGCCGGAGTGA
- a CDS encoding MmcQ/YjbR family DNA-binding protein gives MSPDELRAFCLAFGEAVEDFPFRPEISVFKVLGKMFALSWTEQRPLRVNLKCDPEDAVRLRAEHPGLVVPGYHMNKRHWNTVTLDGELPDRLVRELIEDSYDLVVAGLPRAERLRLDRP, from the coding sequence GTGAGCCCGGATGAGTTGCGCGCCTTCTGTCTGGCCTTCGGCGAGGCCGTCGAGGACTTCCCCTTCCGTCCCGAGATCTCCGTCTTCAAGGTCCTCGGCAAGATGTTCGCCCTCAGTTGGACGGAGCAGCGGCCCCTCAGGGTCAACCTCAAGTGCGACCCCGAGGACGCGGTCCGGCTCCGCGCCGAGCATCCCGGTCTCGTCGTCCCCGGCTACCACATGAACAAGCGCCACTGGAACACGGTGACACTCGACGGTGAGCTTCCGGACCGCCTGGTCAGGGAGCTGATCGAGGACTCGTACGACCTGGTGGTGGCGGGGCTGCCGCGCGCGGAGCGGCTCCGTCTCGACCGCCCGTGA
- a CDS encoding cytidine deaminase, which yields MTDSSALAPEDRKIVTLARSARARNGVPEGAAVRDETGRTYVAGTVALDSLRLSALRTAVAMAVASGAKSLEAAAVVTDADTVSDEDRAAVRDLGGPRTPVLVAGPDGAVRWTVTAG from the coding sequence ATGACCGACAGCAGCGCGCTCGCCCCCGAGGACCGCAAGATCGTCACCCTGGCCCGTTCCGCGCGGGCCCGCAACGGTGTGCCCGAGGGCGCGGCCGTGCGCGACGAGACGGGCCGTACGTACGTGGCCGGGACCGTGGCCCTCGACTCCCTGCGGCTCAGCGCGCTGCGCACCGCCGTCGCCATGGCGGTGGCCTCCGGCGCCAAGTCCCTGGAGGCGGCGGCCGTGGTGACCGACGCCGACACCGTCTCCGACGAGGACCGGGCGGCCGTACGGGACCTCGGGGGGCCCAGGACGCCGGTGCTGGTGGCGGGGCCGGACGGGGCGGTGCGGTGGACGGTGACGGCGGGCTGA
- a CDS encoding P-II family nitrogen regulator → MKLITAIVKPHRLDEVKTALQERGVHGLTVSEASGYGRQRGHTEVYRGAEYQVDLVPKVRIEVVVEDADSDAVIETIVKAAHTGKIGDGKVWALPVETVVRVRTGERGPDAL, encoded by the coding sequence ATGAAGCTCATCACCGCGATCGTCAAGCCCCACCGCCTCGACGAGGTCAAGACCGCCCTGCAGGAGAGGGGCGTGCACGGTCTGACCGTCAGCGAGGCCAGCGGTTACGGCCGCCAGCGCGGCCACACCGAGGTGTACCGCGGCGCCGAGTACCAGGTCGACCTCGTCCCCAAGGTCCGGATCGAGGTCGTCGTCGAGGACGCCGACTCCGACGCCGTGATCGAGACGATCGTGAAGGCCGCCCACACCGGGAAGATCGGCGACGGCAAGGTGTGGGCACTGCCGGTGGAGACGGTCGTACGGGTGCGGACGGGCGAGCGGGGCCCCGACGCGCTCTGA